One part of the Corynebacterium aurimucosum ATCC 700975 genome encodes these proteins:
- a CDS encoding ATP-binding protein: protein MTDSFLHRNAQDLAEEVLSDTPVLTISGARQVGKSTLVHQLLEGREHRFFNLDESASLASAKADPDGFVRQLPDGTLAIDEIQRAPELFRAIKGALEEDRRPGRFILTGSSNLLSLTGAEESLAGRAETIRLHGLSVGERLGIHDDFAGRMWSLKDAGVQPASTPSRADYFQLFCTPSFPELRDSTRRRQHRWFDAYIERVLSKDAAELYGIQFPDRLHSLLDKFAEQGTAELVAAHIGRALDIPQRSVPTYVTALSDVFLINQLPSWGTNLEKRAISKPKVFLSDTALATSLAGLEPEALEMNISSTLTGGICEAFVANELLKQKAWSSIDYRLFHFRTSTGKEVDLVLESRSRDIVGVEVKAAMSIQPKDFAGLRHLQQVAGDSFRAGIVLYTGKDVLPMGENLWAMPISTLWHG, encoded by the coding sequence ATGACTGATTCTTTTCTACATAGAAACGCACAAGATTTGGCGGAAGAAGTTCTGTCGGATACACCTGTGCTGACTATTTCCGGCGCGCGCCAAGTAGGAAAGAGTACCCTCGTCCATCAATTACTAGAAGGTAGAGAGCATAGGTTCTTTAACCTTGATGAGAGCGCTTCGCTGGCATCTGCAAAAGCAGACCCAGACGGGTTTGTCAGACAGCTCCCCGACGGGACACTAGCCATTGATGAAATTCAGCGCGCACCAGAGTTGTTTCGCGCGATTAAAGGCGCACTCGAAGAAGATCGACGGCCGGGGCGTTTTATCCTTACCGGATCATCCAACCTCCTCAGTCTCACGGGAGCTGAAGAATCTCTTGCTGGTCGCGCAGAAACCATTCGTCTTCACGGCCTCAGCGTGGGTGAACGCTTGGGCATCCACGATGATTTTGCAGGCCGAATGTGGTCATTAAAGGATGCAGGAGTACAACCCGCATCTACCCCTTCCCGGGCCGACTACTTCCAGCTCTTCTGCACACCAAGTTTTCCAGAGCTTAGGGATTCTACTCGGCGGCGACAACACCGATGGTTCGACGCCTATATTGAGCGAGTCTTGTCAAAAGACGCTGCCGAGCTCTATGGCATTCAATTCCCTGACCGCTTACACAGTCTTCTCGACAAGTTTGCTGAACAAGGCACCGCGGAGCTTGTAGCGGCACACATTGGGCGTGCGCTCGATATTCCCCAACGCTCAGTCCCCACCTATGTAACTGCGCTGAGTGATGTCTTCTTGATTAACCAATTGCCATCATGGGGAACAAATCTTGAGAAGCGGGCTATTTCTAAGCCCAAGGTCTTCCTCTCGGATACTGCACTTGCCACAAGCCTGGCAGGCCTTGAGCCAGAGGCATTGGAGATGAACATTTCCAGCACGCTTACCGGCGGGATCTGCGAAGCCTTCGTTGCCAACGAGCTTCTGAAGCAGAAGGCATGGTCTTCAATTGACTATCGCCTATTCCACTTTCGGACCTCCACCGGCAAAGAAGTTGACCTTGTGCTGGAATCACGATCCCGGGACATTGTTGGCGTGGAGGTCAAGGCCGCAATGTCGATTCAGCCGAAGGACTTTGCAGGCTTGCGCCATCTTCAACAGGTAGCTGGTGATTCTTTCCGCGCAGGAATTGTTTTGTACACGGGCAAGGACGTCCTGCCAATGGGCGAAAACCTCTGGGCAATGCCAATTTCGACGCTCTGGCACGGCTAA
- a CDS encoding amino acid permease, with translation MTSPKADTTAQTTDSGDSTQSASTPPKSEGTALSWVLALFGTAMGAGILFLPLQAGAFGFWPLAFATVIVFPLVYFSHRTYARIVAGAPTQDYGLDILELVRKYLGRNTGLFVALMYSLANIPTVFIYAISVTNAIDSFIVNQLHGPSINRWVLSVLCVGTLTGIFAIGRKPMLWLAQILVYPLIISLAATSIYLIPQWDFHSFLDVDYKDGSWPNILLGAVLILPVLAFSFSHMAALSQMSVDMQSTYGKNTEKRVSRIELYTAALLVIFTMFFVWSCVLALGADGMREASEQNIPVLSYFANVTGVHALAVLAPLIVIFAIVTSYFGTMLGAEESTAYMVRLLAPRTANRLNRRTLLTIVYVFIFITGTMVSVFNPPILNLIYLVGGVFDAILIFLLPVYMFHKVKEYKKFRHDPWNYFVFALGSVILGITIWDLF, from the coding sequence ATGACTTCGCCCAAAGCCGACACCACTGCACAGACCACCGACTCGGGGGATTCCACACAGTCTGCGAGCACACCACCGAAGTCCGAAGGCACGGCGCTGAGTTGGGTTCTTGCGCTTTTTGGCACCGCGATGGGTGCCGGAATCCTCTTTCTGCCGCTACAGGCAGGAGCCTTTGGCTTCTGGCCGCTCGCCTTCGCCACGGTGATCGTTTTCCCTTTGGTGTATTTCTCCCACCGAACCTATGCCCGCATTGTCGCCGGTGCACCCACCCAGGACTACGGGCTGGACATCTTGGAACTGGTGCGCAAGTACCTCGGACGCAACACAGGTTTGTTCGTGGCATTGATGTACTCCCTGGCCAACATCCCCACGGTGTTCATCTATGCCATCTCCGTAACAAATGCCATCGACAGCTTCATTGTTAACCAGCTCCATGGACCTTCCATCAACCGCTGGGTTCTTTCGGTGCTGTGCGTGGGCACCCTCACCGGCATTTTCGCCATCGGGCGCAAACCCATGCTCTGGTTGGCACAAATTCTGGTTTATCCGCTCATCATTTCGCTTGCAGCAACGTCGATCTACCTCATCCCCCAGTGGGATTTTCATTCCTTCCTGGACGTGGACTACAAAGACGGAAGCTGGCCGAATATCTTGCTCGGCGCCGTTCTTATTCTCCCCGTACTGGCTTTCTCCTTCTCCCACATGGCGGCGCTATCGCAAATGTCAGTGGACATGCAATCCACTTACGGCAAGAACACCGAAAAACGAGTCTCGCGCATTGAGCTCTACACGGCCGCGCTGCTGGTCATCTTCACCATGTTCTTTGTCTGGTCATGCGTCTTGGCGCTGGGGGCTGACGGTATGCGGGAGGCTTCCGAGCAAAACATTCCGGTGTTGTCCTACTTTGCCAATGTCACCGGAGTTCACGCGCTGGCCGTGTTGGCACCGTTAATCGTCATCTTCGCCATCGTGACCTCCTACTTTGGAACAATGCTCGGTGCAGAAGAAAGTACCGCCTACATGGTTCGCCTACTGGCTCCGCGCACAGCAAACCGGCTCAACCGACGTACATTGCTCACCATTGTCTACGTCTTCATTTTCATCACCGGCACTATGGTCTCCGTGTTTAATCCGCCGATTCTCAATCTCATCTACCTGGTGGGCGGTGTGTTTGACGCGATTCTCATCTTCTTGTTGCCGGTGTACATGTTCCACAAGGTCAAGGAATACAAAAAGTTCCGACATGACCCATGGAATTACTTTGTCTTTGCCCTGGGTTCAGTCATTTTGGGCATTACCATCTGGGACCTGTTCTAA
- a CDS encoding arginine deiminase — MAASPLGVWSEVGKLHQVMVCAPGLAHERLTPSNCAELLFDDVLWVDEAKKHHAEFVAELRSYDVEVLEMHKLLEETLDTPGGRDFILDYKLLDRNVGAGIGGELRHWFNEMPTARLAELLIGGLPFAEIPKGLGHGTIDAMREVYGPSAFALRPLPNTQYARDNSAWIYGGVSLNPMRMPARHQETLLTRAIYNYHPRFAQADFKFWYGNTDEEPGLAALEGGDIMPIGKGIVLVGMGERTTWQGVSQLAMRLFEEGAATKVIIAAMAKERASMHLDTVLTFLDADKVTAYPKVVDTIRPIVLHPSTSTAPFDVELPTESFLEVVAKALGIGAFEVIETGGDTYAAAREQWDDANNVVAIEPGVVVAYDRNKHTNAKLRAAGVEVVEIGSAELGRGRGGGHCMTCPIVREAVDY; from the coding sequence ATGGCAGCTTCCCCGTTAGGAGTCTGGTCCGAGGTCGGCAAACTCCACCAAGTCATGGTGTGCGCACCCGGGCTCGCGCACGAGCGGCTCACCCCCAGTAACTGCGCTGAGCTGCTTTTCGACGACGTCCTCTGGGTCGACGAAGCCAAGAAACACCATGCGGAGTTCGTCGCCGAGCTGCGCAGCTACGATGTCGAGGTTCTGGAAATGCACAAGCTTTTGGAAGAGACCCTGGACACCCCGGGTGGGCGGGATTTCATCCTCGATTACAAGCTCCTCGATAGGAATGTGGGTGCGGGCATTGGCGGCGAGCTGCGCCACTGGTTCAATGAGATGCCCACTGCACGCCTGGCCGAACTCCTCATTGGCGGACTACCCTTCGCCGAGATTCCGAAGGGCCTGGGCCACGGCACCATCGATGCCATGCGTGAGGTCTACGGGCCGTCCGCTTTTGCGCTGCGCCCGCTGCCCAATACGCAGTACGCGCGGGACAATTCGGCGTGGATCTATGGCGGCGTGTCCCTTAACCCCATGCGTATGCCAGCGCGCCACCAGGAAACGCTGCTCACCCGCGCTATTTATAACTATCACCCGCGGTTTGCGCAGGCAGACTTCAAGTTCTGGTACGGCAACACCGATGAGGAACCGGGGCTTGCGGCACTGGAAGGCGGTGACATCATGCCGATTGGCAAGGGCATCGTACTGGTAGGCATGGGTGAGCGCACCACCTGGCAGGGCGTGAGTCAGCTGGCCATGCGCCTATTTGAGGAAGGCGCCGCCACCAAGGTCATCATTGCGGCCATGGCCAAGGAGCGCGCCTCCATGCACCTCGACACCGTGCTTACGTTCCTTGACGCCGACAAGGTCACCGCCTACCCCAAGGTGGTAGACACCATCCGGCCGATAGTCCTGCATCCTTCGACAAGCACGGCGCCTTTCGACGTCGAACTGCCCACCGAGTCCTTCCTCGAGGTCGTCGCCAAGGCGCTGGGCATTGGCGCCTTCGAGGTCATCGAAACAGGCGGCGATACCTACGCTGCCGCCCGTGAGCAGTGGGATGATGCCAACAACGTCGTGGCTATCGAACCCGGCGTGGTGGTGGCCTATGACCGCAACAAACACACCAACGCCAAGTTGCGTGCCGCCGGCGTTGAGGTAGTGGAGATTGGATCGGCAGAGCTGGGGCGCGGCCGAGGAGGCGGACACTGTATGACCTGCCCAATTGTCCGCGAGGCCGTCGATTACTAG
- a CDS encoding ATP-binding protein, giving the protein MSILGIGGGLNRDTRAIAESTYSLCNALKDLLAYKRELDRKARQEPGGVLVTLDEMHHQRSQELIEFGATIQHLVREGEDISVVMAGIPTSIRPLLSGKLNSHGDANPVTFLRRANRIELGRVSDSDVREALEEPLHSAATSWSQDALKTAVEACHGYPFMIQLVGQCSFREKERISDDGSEISIDSAQRGVATAQRKLSQLVHEPALSALSNVDRSFLVYMAQNDGPTKMSDIKARFNQIDSYVGNYRRRLLDAEMITTTGHGEVDFALPYMRDYLRAHAASLIVEDFDSQ; this is encoded by the coding sequence GTGTCCATCCTCGGCATTGGAGGCGGGCTTAATCGGGATACTCGAGCTATTGCGGAATCAACATACTCGCTGTGCAATGCACTGAAGGATTTACTGGCTTATAAGCGCGAACTCGACCGAAAGGCCCGCCAGGAGCCTGGTGGTGTTCTCGTAACTTTGGATGAAATGCACCACCAACGCAGCCAAGAGCTCATAGAGTTCGGCGCTACGATTCAACATCTGGTTCGCGAAGGCGAAGACATTTCCGTAGTCATGGCGGGCATCCCAACCTCAATCAGGCCGCTGCTTTCCGGGAAGCTAAACAGCCACGGCGATGCCAATCCAGTCACTTTCCTTCGCCGCGCAAACCGCATTGAACTGGGCAGAGTCTCCGATTCGGATGTTCGTGAAGCACTGGAGGAGCCCCTCCACAGCGCCGCAACCTCATGGTCACAGGACGCTCTTAAAACCGCAGTAGAAGCATGTCATGGTTACCCATTCATGATTCAACTCGTTGGGCAATGCTCATTTAGGGAAAAAGAACGCATTTCAGATGACGGCTCCGAAATTTCCATTGACTCTGCCCAGCGAGGTGTCGCAACTGCGCAGCGCAAGCTCAGCCAGCTTGTCCACGAGCCGGCACTATCAGCCCTCTCGAACGTCGACCGAAGCTTCTTGGTTTACATGGCCCAAAATGATGGCCCCACCAAAATGTCGGATATCAAGGCTCGCTTCAATCAAATAGATTCTTATGTGGGCAACTACCGCCGCCGGCTTCTCGACGCCGAAATGATCACCACCACCGGCCACGGCGAAGTCGACTTCGCTTTGCCATACATGCGCGACTACCTCCGTGCACATGCGGCAAGCCTCATTGTTGAGGACTTCGATTCGCAGTAG
- a CDS encoding ATP-binding protein: MRTLKPKHANPFRATFGATPPLLVGRSDAIRDFGFALDEGPGAHERISLIIGPRGIGKTVLLNAFEDEALERGWLTLSDTATTGFVERLRSDIIQLLSQERKTAQRPQRVHPRHWRRA; this comes from the coding sequence GTGAGGACCTTGAAGCCGAAGCACGCCAACCCTTTTAGGGCTACGTTCGGCGCCACTCCCCCATTGCTGGTTGGCCGCAGCGATGCCATCCGTGATTTCGGTTTTGCACTCGATGAAGGCCCCGGTGCCCATGAGAGGATCTCACTCATCATCGGACCACGCGGCATCGGGAAAACTGTCCTTCTCAACGCCTTCGAAGACGAAGCGCTCGAGCGCGGTTGGCTCACGCTCAGTGACACTGCAACAACTGGTTTTGTTGAACGCTTGCGTAGTGACATCATCCAACTCCTGTCCCAGGAAAGGAAAACAGCTCAAAGGCCTCAACGTGTCCATCCTCGGCATTGGAGGCGGGCTTAA